From a region of the Panicum virgatum strain AP13 chromosome 2K, P.virgatum_v5, whole genome shotgun sequence genome:
- the LOC120691138 gene encoding monothiol glutaredoxin-S12, chloroplastic-like — MASSTAASLRLAFPPLSAAAAVASSFSSPTTLRLPLRRAPRPLAVAAFKKLSEASPVPIPPEPTQPLLDEGALPPKPGVYGVYDAAGDLQFVGISRNVRASLEGHRRKVPADLCASVKVAVADEETPDRAVLSNAWKSWMEEHIESTGKAPPGNVAGNSTWVGAPQRPPDLRLTPGRHVQLTVPLEQLIDRLVKENKVVAFIKGSRSAPQCGFSQRVVGILEAHGVDFVTVDVLDEEHNHGLRETLKTYSNWPTFPQVFVGGELVGGCDIVSSMAEKGELSALFQK, encoded by the exons ATGGCGTCCTCCACCGCTGCCTCTCTCCGCCTCGCCTTCCCtccgctctccgccgccgccgccgtggcctcctccttctcctcccccaCCACCCTCCGCTTGCCTCTCCGCCGCGCCCCAcgccccctcgccgtcgccgccttcaAGAAGCTGTCCGAGGCGTCGCCCGTGCCCATCCCCCCGGAGCCCACCCAGCCCCTGCTCGACGAGGGCGCCCTGCCCCCCAAGCCCGGGGTATACGGCGTCTACGACGCCGCCGGGGACCTGCAGTTCGTCGGGATTTCGCGCAACGTCAGGGCCAGCCTCGAGGGCCACCGCCGGAAGGTCCCCGCTGACCTCTGCGCCTCCGTCAAG GTTGCAGTAGCAGATGAGGAGACACCTGATCGAGCGGTCCTTAGTAATGCCTGGAAATCATGGATGGAAGAACATATagaatccacaggcaaggcgcCACCAGGGAATGTTGCTGGAAACAGCACCTGGGTAGGTGCCCCACAGAGGCCTCCGGACTTGCGGTTGACACCTGGTCGCCATGTTCAGCTAACTGTCCCACTAGAACAGTTGATAGATCGTCTGGTGAAGGAGAACAAAGTGGTAGCCTTCATCAAAGGATCAAGGAGTGCTCCCCAGTGTGGATTCTCACAAAGGGTGGTTGGTATCTTGGAAGCACATGGAGTGGATTTCGTAACTGTTGATGTGCTTGATGAGGAACACAACCATGGACTAAGAGAAACCCTGAAGACTTACAGCAACTGGCCGACGTTTCCTCAAGTTTTTGTTGGAGGGGAGCTTGTGGGAGGCTGCGATATTGTTTCATCCATGGCTGAAAAAGGGGAGCTGTCTGCCCTATTTCAGAAATAG
- the LOC120691144 gene encoding equilibrative nucleotide transporter 3-like, protein MSTDVVGAEAPQVKGRFLGILICWLLGNGSLFAWNSMLTIEDYYVHLFPDYHPTRILTLAYQPFAFGITLIMTYYEAKMNTRRRNLAGFSLFFLGSFALIILDIATKGRGGLGVFVGVCIISAIFGIADANCQGALVGDLSLMCPEFVQSFMAGLAASGVLTSALRLITKAAFESSKDGLRIGAILFFSITCLFELLCLLLYTFVFAKLPIVKYYRSKAASEGSKTVASDLAAAGIISDQQAQIEEDPQKYKRLTTKELLMENIDYAFDIYLIYVLTLSIFPGFLSEDTGEHSLGSWYALVLIAMYNVWDLIGRYVPLIQCLKLTSRKGMMAAILARFLFIPAFYFTAKYGDQGYMIFLTSFLGLTNGYLTVCVLMEAPKGYKGPEQNALGNVLVVCLLGGLFSGVVLDWLWLIGKGW, encoded by the exons ATGAGCACGGACGTAGTAGGTGCCGAGGCACCTCAAGTCAAG GGGAGGTTCCTTGGTATACTTATCTGCTGGCTTTTGGGGAATGGAAGCCTTTTCGCGTGGAACAGTATGCTCACCATCGAAGATTACTACGTCCATCTCTTCCCG GATTACCACCCAACAAGAATCCTCACACTAGCTTACCAGCCTTTTGCCTTTGGAATAACCCTCATCATGACATACTATGAAGCGAAGATGAACACAAGACGGAGAAATCTTGCAggattttcccttttctttctcGGTTCTTTTGCATTGATCATT CTGGATATTGCCACTAAAGGACGGGGTGGGCTTGGAGTGTTCGTTGGTGTATGCATAATCAGCGCCATATTTGGGATAGCTGATGCGAATTGTCAAGGCGCATTGGTTGGTGACCTATCCTTAATGTGCCCAGAGTTCGTTCAG TCCTTCATGGCGGGCTTGGCTGCGTCAGGGGTTCTAACATCAGCCTTGAGATTAATCACTAAAGCAGCTTTTGAGAGCTCAAAAGATGGTCTTCGCATTGGAGCTA TACTGTTCTTTTCAATCACTTGCCTGTTCGAGCTGCTGTGCCTTCTCTTATACACGTTCGTCTTCGCCAAACTACCCATCGTGAAGTACTACCGCTCGAAGGCCGCCTCCGAAGGCAGCAAGACTGTTGCTAGCGACCTGGCTGCTGCAGGGATCATCTCTGACCAACAGGCACAA ATCGAGGAGGACCCACAGAAATACAAGCGCCTGACCACAAAAGAGCTACTGATGGAGAACATAGACTACGCGTTTGATATCTACTTGATATACGTCCTGACGCTGTCGATCTTCCCAGGATTTTTGTCTGAAGACACCGGAGAACACAGCCTGGGATCATG GTACGCGCTTGTGCTGATCGCCATGTACAACGTGTGGGACCTGATCGGGAGGTACGTGCCACTGATCCAGTGCCTCAAGCTGACCTCCCGGAAGGGCATGATGGCGGCCATCCTGGCGCGGTTCTTGTTCATCCCGGCCTTCTACTTCACGGCCAAGTACGGCGACCAGGGTTACATGATCTTCCTGACCTCCTTCCTGGGGCTAACCAACGGGTACCTCACCGTGTGCGTGCTCATGGAAGCCCCCAAGGGGTACAAGGGCCCCGAGCAGAACGCGCTCGGGAACGTGCTCGTCGTCTGCCTCCTCGGTGGCCTCTTCTCCGGCGTCGTGCTCGACTGGCTGTGGCTCATCGGCAAGGGCTGGTGA